From Camelina sativa cultivar DH55 chromosome 20, Cs, whole genome shotgun sequence, the proteins below share one genomic window:
- the LOC109124511 gene encoding isopentenyl-diphosphate Delta-isomerase I, chloroplastic-like, with translation MTTSLFSFSSFHIRSLLPLSSPPSSSRFAPLRISPIRSPARRSHLSFRAFSAVKMTDTNDAGMDAVQRRLMFEDECILVDENDRVVGHDTKYNCHLMEKIEAENLLHRAFSVFLFNSKYELLLQQRSKTKVTFPLVWTNTCCSHPLYRVSELIEENVLGVRNAAQRKLLDELGIVAEDVPVDEFTPLGRMLYKAPSDGKWGEHELDYLLFIVRDVKLQPNPDEVAEIKYVSREELKELVKKADAGDEAVKLSPWFRLVVDNFLMKWWDHVEKGTLIEAADMKTIHKL, from the exons ATGACTACTTCACTATTTAGCTTCTCTTCATTTCATATCAGATCCctccttcctctctcttctcctccttcctcttCCCGATTTGCCCCTCTTCGTATTTCTCCGATCCGATCTCCGGCGCGGAGGAGTCACCTTTCTTTCCGCGCTTTCTCAGCCGTCAAAATGACCGACACTAACGATGCCGGCATGGATGCTGTTCAGAGACGGCTCATGTTTGAGGACGA ATGCATTCTCGTTGATGAAAACGATCGTGTGGTGGGTCATGACACTAAATATAACT GTCATCTAATGGAAAAGATTGAGGCTGAGAATTTGCTTCATAGAGCTTTCAGCGTGTTTTTATTCAACTCAAAGTATGAGTTGCTTCTCCAG CAACGGTCAAAAACAAAGGTTACTTTCCCACTTGTGTGGACAAACACTTGTTGCAGCCATCCTCTTTACCGTGTATCTGAGCTTATTGAAGAGAATGTGCTTG GTGTAAGAAATGCTGCACAGAGGAAGCTTCTGGATGAGCTCGGTATTGTAGCTGAAGATGTACCAGTCGATGAGTTCACTCCCTTGGGACGCATGCTTTACAAGGCACCTTCTGATGGCAAATGGGGCGAGCACGAAC TTGACTATCTACTTTTCATCGTGCGGGATGTGAAGCTTCAACCAAACCCAGATGAAGTGGCTGAGATCAAGTATGTGAGCAGGGAAGAGCTTAAGGAGCTAGTGAAGAAAGCAGATGCAGGTGATGAAGCTGTGAAACTGTCCCCATGGTTTAGATTGGTGGTGGACAATTTCTTGATGAAATGGTGGGATCATGTTGAGAAAGGAACTCTCATTGAAGCTGCAGACATGAAAACCATTCACAAGCTCTGA